From one Dehalococcoidia bacterium genomic stretch:
- a CDS encoding fibronectin type III domain-containing protein has translation MQDQTSTHSQLCDEHDRAGENFAAIRAVTVSAFEDILNVDDRARRVLADTGMDSLAPRDIVEVDWFSDEMSYRNQKISGGRISGWWVSAGVAALVGAVLALLGAFTVTGFGSVPEGALEWFGAVSLSLGGFDLALGPLYLSCICLAVGAGLFVVAALLRRRMRRRIARAVDDANSTMREAMNRMEVNGTRLRELANSAKERSEELSRATGALQANMNQVTVDRVYRALSEAGRLYSSLRNPIPHARLYICRPSPVASLSSIETTPTSVTIAWDDPDLGSSSIDGYRVRQRGDLFRGARDLSTVEEPEFAHTGLKTGKTFTYTIIPFNTIGEATSSMKFKARTQ, from the coding sequence ATGCAGGACCAGACTTCCACCCACTCACAACTTTGCGATGAGCACGACAGAGCGGGCGAGAACTTTGCGGCGATCAGAGCGGTAACCGTGTCAGCCTTCGAGGATATTCTGAACGTTGACGACAGGGCCAGGCGCGTCCTTGCAGATACAGGCATGGACTCTCTAGCGCCCAGGGACATCGTGGAAGTCGACTGGTTCAGCGATGAGATGTCATACAGGAACCAGAAAATCAGCGGTGGAAGGATCTCCGGCTGGTGGGTCAGCGCAGGAGTTGCAGCCCTGGTTGGGGCGGTATTGGCTCTGCTGGGGGCCTTCACAGTGACGGGATTCGGCTCCGTACCGGAAGGCGCTCTCGAGTGGTTCGGCGCTGTTTCGCTCTCCCTGGGAGGGTTCGATCTTGCGCTGGGCCCGCTGTACCTGAGCTGCATCTGCCTGGCAGTGGGCGCAGGCCTGTTCGTGGTGGCCGCGCTGCTCCGTCGCCGCATGAGACGGCGGATAGCGCGCGCAGTAGATGATGCGAACAGCACCATGAGAGAAGCGATGAACCGCATGGAGGTCAACGGCACGAGACTGCGGGAGCTCGCCAACAGCGCCAAAGAAAGGTCGGAGGAGCTTTCCAGGGCAACCGGCGCACTCCAAGCGAACATGAACCAGGTTACCGTCGACCGCGTCTACAGGGCGCTGAGCGAAGCTGGAAGGCTGTATTCGAGCCTGCGGAATCCCATTCCCCATGCACGTCTGTACATATGTAGACCCAGTCCTGTGGCCTCCCTTAGCTCCATTGAGACAACCCCGACCAGCGTCACCATCGCCTGGGATGACCCTGACCTCGGCAGCTCCAGCATAGACGGCTATCGAGTACGCCAGAGGGGAGATCTTTTCAGGGGCGCAAGGGACCTCTCGACGGTGGAGGAACCGGAGTTCGCTCACACTGGACTGAAAACTGGGAAGACCTTCACCTACACGATCATCCCGTTCAACACCATCGGCGAGGCGACTTCGAGCATGAAATTCAAGGCCAGGACTCAATAG